Proteins from one bacterium genomic window:
- a CDS encoding ABC transporter permease subunit (The N-terminal region of this protein, as described by TIGR01726, is a three transmembrane segment that identifies a subfamily of ABC transporter permease subunits, which specificities that include histidine, arginine, glutamine, glutamate, L-cystine (sic), the opines (in Agrobacterium) octopine and nopaline, etc.) — protein MVTPPDRSSQTRVPIWRNVVVIKWATQIGILVGLLWLGYVVITQATSNLRATGIPFSWDFLGEPLGVKLGEGFNTDPESGLEALAVGMVNMLRVTWSGVIAATILGTVIGISRLSSNWIVSRIANAYIEFFRNIPLLVQILFWQALIVGLLPDLTPEMEGSRWLFASPKGIAMPWLTPLAGRWQYTVLLILGVVAARWVYRRRIALQEREGHDTHAFAWSIGTFAVFLVGGWFAHPVAGALGWLFTALAWVAGVVPVIGLQLVLAALAVLLAARYIVRYLRRLRSPAGMAKLSDDDYFRLAVAAVVGIGVMLFFVSGAGQATLSSVLGRTLWYQMNWGFEPLFDFLASRFDFAGGAPLRFTLPEVVVPTRFPQYSHEVGKALTPGFMAVWMGVTLYTAAFIAEIVRAGIMAVPRGQGEAAAAVGLRRGQVLRLVVLPQAFRIILPPLGSQYLNLAKNTSLGIAVAYADIVQVGQTIFNQEGQALAVFIFWMGFYSLVSLILSGIVNYYNRKMALVER, from the coding sequence TTGGTCACGCCCCCCGACCGATCCTCTCAGACCCGCGTACCCATATGGCGCAACGTGGTCGTCATCAAATGGGCCACCCAAATCGGCATCCTCGTCGGCCTCCTCTGGCTGGGCTATGTGGTCATAACCCAGGCCACCAGCAATCTTCGGGCCACCGGCATCCCGTTCTCGTGGGACTTCCTAGGCGAACCACTGGGCGTCAAACTCGGTGAGGGGTTCAACACCGATCCCGAGTCGGGCCTGGAGGCGCTGGCGGTGGGAATGGTCAACATGTTGAGGGTCACCTGGAGCGGTGTCATCGCCGCCACCATCCTCGGCACGGTGATCGGGATTTCGAGGCTGTCATCCAACTGGATCGTCTCGAGGATCGCCAACGCCTACATCGAGTTCTTCCGCAACATCCCGCTGCTCGTCCAGATCCTGTTCTGGCAGGCACTGATCGTCGGGCTCCTGCCGGATCTGACCCCCGAGATGGAGGGGTCCCGGTGGCTGTTCGCCAGCCCCAAGGGCATTGCCATGCCCTGGCTCACCCCCCTGGCCGGCCGCTGGCAGTACACCGTGCTGCTCATCCTCGGCGTGGTGGCGGCACGCTGGGTGTACCGGCGCCGGATCGCGCTCCAGGAGCGAGAGGGGCACGATACCCACGCCTTCGCCTGGTCGATCGGCACTTTCGCCGTCTTCCTGGTGGGAGGCTGGTTCGCCCATCCCGTCGCCGGAGCGTTGGGATGGCTGTTCACCGCCCTCGCCTGGGTGGCCGGGGTAGTACCGGTGATCGGTCTCCAGCTGGTACTGGCCGCCCTCGCTGTCTTGTTGGCGGCCCGCTACATCGTGCGGTATCTGAGGCGGCTCCGGTCGCCCGCCGGGATGGCCAAACTCTCGGATGACGACTACTTCCGCCTGGCAGTGGCGGCCGTGGTGGGAATCGGGGTGATGCTGTTCTTCGTATCCGGGGCCGGGCAGGCAACCCTCTCCAGTGTTCTGGGACGGACGCTCTGGTACCAGATGAACTGGGGGTTCGAGCCGCTCTTCGACTTCCTGGCGTCACGGTTCGACTTTGCCGGCGGCGCCCCCCTGCGCTTCACCCTTCCCGAGGTGGTAGTGCCCACCAGATTCCCCCAGTACTCCCACGAGGTCGGTAAGGCACTCACACCGGGCTTCATGGCGGTCTGGATGGGAGTCACGCTCTACACCGCGGCCTTCATCGCCGAGATCGTGCGGGCCGGGATCATGGCCGTGCCGCGCGGTCAGGGTGAGGCCGCGGCGGCGGTCGGTCTGCGCCGGGGCCAGGTGCTGCGCCTGGTCGTGCTGCCCCAAGCCTTCCGGATCATCCTTCCCCCGCTCGGTTCCCAGTATCTGAACCTGGCCAAGAACACCTCCTTGGGTATCGCCGTGGCCTACGCCGACATCGTCCAGGTCGGCCAGACCATCTTCAACCAGGAAGGCCAGGCATTGGCGGTGTTCATCTTCTGGATGGGCTTCTACTCGCTCGTAAGCCTGATCCTGTCGGGCATCGTGAACTACTACAACCGCAAGATGGCCCTGGTGGAGCGCTGA
- the dxs gene encoding 1-deoxy-D-xylulose-5-phosphate synthase: protein MTLPDTPLLDTIRGPADLRSLGFEELEELATEIRHLIVATVTRNGGHLGSNLGIVELTLALHRVFRSPHDAILFDTGHQAYPHKLLTGRRRQFATLRLPDGMSGYPSRAESEHDWIENSHASTALSYSHGLAAAFQAGGDDRRVVAIVGDGSLTGGMALEGLNNIGHSGADVTIVLNDNGRSYAPTISRLSESLIKLRTTSVYERGQGVARSIAESIPWVADLVSRGIDATEVAIRQMWEPPQIFEQFGIRYFGPFNGHDLPELERILKNVRAMSGPTVVHVITQKGRGYAPAENDPIKAMHDLSSIKEGSYTAAFAEHLLALAGRHPELVAITAAMPDSTGVLPLQNRFPDRVFDVGIAEQHAVAMATGMAMGGLRPVVAIYSTFLTRALDQINLDTALHGCPVIFCLDRAGITGDDGASHHGLLDMVLLSKIPGMTIFAPSSYEELPVMLDTALEITTGPSAIRWPKTPPLRASIDEVGSGLSARRVREGSEVCLIGIGKMLEPVSEAADVLEREGVSCSVWDPRVVKPLDPVMIGDAARHELVVTAEDGLRAGGIGQAIRDQVDGPGSARVVTIGLPTAHLPHGKIEELLARYRMDASGIVSAVKEHQHAAVL, encoded by the coding sequence ATGACACTTCCCGACACTCCCCTGCTGGATACCATCCGGGGGCCTGCCGATCTCCGATCCCTCGGCTTCGAGGAACTCGAGGAGTTGGCCACCGAGATCCGCCACCTCATCGTGGCCACGGTCACCCGGAACGGTGGCCACCTGGGGTCGAACCTGGGGATAGTCGAGCTCACGCTGGCGCTGCACCGTGTCTTCCGGTCCCCCCACGACGCCATCCTGTTCGACACCGGGCACCAGGCCTACCCCCACAAGCTGCTGACCGGGCGGCGGCGTCAATTCGCCACCCTCCGGCTTCCCGATGGTATGTCCGGTTATCCCAGCCGGGCGGAGTCCGAACACGACTGGATCGAGAACAGCCACGCCTCGACCGCGCTCTCCTACTCCCACGGTCTGGCCGCCGCCTTCCAGGCCGGTGGTGATGACCGCCGGGTGGTGGCGATCGTGGGCGATGGCTCGCTGACCGGGGGCATGGCACTCGAGGGGCTCAACAACATCGGCCATTCCGGTGCCGACGTCACCATCGTCCTCAACGACAACGGCCGTTCCTACGCACCGACCATCTCCAGGCTGTCCGAGAGCCTCATCAAGCTCCGGACCACCTCCGTCTACGAGCGCGGCCAGGGCGTCGCCCGCTCGATTGCCGAGTCGATTCCCTGGGTGGCGGACCTGGTGAGCCGTGGGATAGACGCGACCGAAGTGGCCATTCGCCAGATGTGGGAACCGCCCCAGATCTTCGAGCAGTTCGGCATCCGCTACTTCGGTCCGTTCAACGGCCACGATCTGCCCGAGCTCGAACGCATCCTCAAGAACGTCCGGGCGATGAGCGGCCCCACCGTGGTGCATGTGATCACCCAGAAGGGCCGCGGCTACGCGCCGGCCGAGAACGACCCCATCAAGGCGATGCACGACCTCTCGTCCATCAAGGAAGGCAGCTACACGGCCGCATTTGCCGAACACCTGCTGGCGCTCGCCGGCCGCCATCCCGAGCTGGTGGCGATCACCGCCGCCATGCCCGACTCGACCGGAGTGCTACCGCTCCAGAACCGGTTCCCGGACCGGGTCTTCGACGTCGGGATCGCGGAGCAGCACGCGGTGGCGATGGCCACGGGCATGGCCATGGGAGGCCTCCGTCCGGTGGTGGCCATCTACTCCACCTTCCTCACCCGGGCGCTCGACCAGATCAACCTCGACACCGCGCTCCACGGCTGCCCCGTCATCTTCTGCCTCGACCGGGCCGGTATCACGGGAGACGACGGCGCCTCCCATCACGGACTGCTCGACATGGTGCTGCTCTCGAAGATCCCGGGCATGACCATCTTCGCTCCCTCCTCGTACGAGGAACTCCCCGTGATGCTCGACACCGCGCTCGAGATAACCACCGGCCCCTCCGCCATCCGGTGGCCCAAGACCCCGCCCCTCCGAGCATCGATCGATGAGGTGGGATCCGGGCTGTCGGCTCGCCGGGTCCGCGAGGGATCCGAAGTCTGCCTGATCGGCATCGGCAAGATGCTGGAACCCGTCTCCGAAGCGGCCGACGTCCTCGAACGTGAGGGAGTCAGCTGCTCCGTTTGGGACCCGAGGGTGGTGAAGCCGCTCGATCCGGTGATGATCGGCGACGCCGCCCGGCACGAACTGGTGGTTACCGCCGAGGACGGGCTGCGCGCCGGCGGCATCGGGCAGGCGATCCGCGACCAGGTGGATGGCCCGGGGTCAGCCCGGGTGGTGACGATCGGCCTCCCGACTGCACACCTTCCTCATGGTAAGATCGAAGAACTTCTCGCCCGTTACCGGATGGACGCTTCTGGGATCGTCTCGGCGGTCAAGGAACACCAGCATGCGGCGGTGTTATAG
- a CDS encoding amino acid ABC transporter substrate-binding protein — MTRRLVPVFVVLAMVVASCGADDEPAATTAAQETTTAATQAATTQPEEVTVTPLQGGTLGEIQARGSLRCGVSTAAIGFAEPQDDGSYTGFDADYCRALAAAVLGDANAVEFVGTTAAERFNVLAAGEVDVLFRNTTWTQSRDTEIGGDFGPTTFYDGQQIMGKADFGFTDASTLVDVDGARLCTNAGTTTEKNITEGARVVGAEIELVTVENFPEAMDLFRAGSCDLVTTDGSALFGHRYAAIQNGEIAEGDWIIFPTTPISKEPLGPMYRQNDSQWADVVNWLVYILIIADEKGVTSENIDEMVANPPDPEAGRFLGVGEDELQTKMGLAADAYAQAIRQVGNYDEIYANNLHPLGFARAGSANARWTEGGLVYAPPAR; from the coding sequence ATGACTCGAAGGCTAGTACCTGTGTTCGTGGTGCTTGCGATGGTCGTTGCTTCATGCGGAGCCGACGACGAGCCTGCCGCCACGACAGCCGCCCAGGAGACGACTACGGCCGCAACCCAGGCTGCCACCACCCAGCCCGAGGAAGTGACGGTAACTCCTCTGCAGGGCGGCACGCTGGGCGAGATCCAGGCCCGCGGTAGCCTGCGATGCGGTGTGTCAACCGCCGCCATCGGTTTCGCCGAGCCCCAGGACGACGGTTCCTACACCGGATTCGACGCCGACTACTGCCGAGCCCTGGCAGCAGCTGTGCTAGGTGATGCCAATGCGGTCGAGTTCGTGGGCACCACCGCCGCCGAGCGCTTCAACGTGCTCGCCGCCGGCGAGGTCGACGTGCTGTTCCGTAACACGACCTGGACCCAGAGCCGAGATACGGAGATCGGCGGTGACTTCGGACCCACCACGTTCTACGACGGCCAGCAGATCATGGGTAAGGCCGACTTCGGCTTCACCGATGCTTCGACTCTGGTGGACGTGGACGGCGCCAGGCTCTGCACCAACGCCGGTACCACCACCGAGAAGAACATCACCGAGGGCGCCCGCGTGGTCGGCGCCGAGATCGAGCTGGTGACCGTGGAGAACTTCCCGGAGGCCATGGACCTCTTCCGGGCGGGTTCCTGCGACCTGGTGACCACCGACGGCTCGGCCCTGTTCGGCCACCGCTATGCCGCCATCCAGAACGGCGAGATCGCCGAGGGAGACTGGATCATCTTCCCGACCACTCCGATCTCCAAGGAGCCGCTCGGCCCCATGTACCGGCAGAACGACAGCCAGTGGGCCGACGTGGTGAACTGGTTGGTGTACATCCTGATCATCGCTGACGAGAAGGGCGTTACGTCCGAGAACATCGACGAGATGGTGGCGAACCCGCCCGACCCCGAAGCGGGTCGCTTCCTCGGCGTAGGCGAGGACGAGCTCCAGACCAAGATGGGTCTCGCGGCTGACGCGTACGCCCAGGCCATCCGGCAGGTCGGCAACTACGACGAGATCTACGCCAACAACCTGCACCCGCTCGGGTTCGCCCGAGCCGGCTCGGCCAATGCCCGCTGGACCGAGGGCGGTCTCGTCTACGCACCACCGGCCCGGTAA